aagttgaataatcaccccTGTTTCTTCAAGTGGACCGAGATTCAATGAAGCATAAATGGAGAATGGCATGGCATTTATTGAGGTCCCAAATCCAATATAAAACGCTCAATTCTTTTATTACCAATAGTGCAAGGGATAGTAAAAGTACCAagatccttacactttggtggaagctTCTTTTGAAGAACTGCAGAAATATTCTCCCCCACACTAATTTTTTCATTACCCCTCAACTTACGCTTATTAGTGCATAACTCTTTCAAAAACTTGGCATAGCGCGGCACTTGTTTAATAGTGTCAAGAAGAGGAATATTCACTTCTATCTTGCGGAATGTATCAAGAATttccttgtcaacctcttcccTTTTAGTCTTCTTTAGTCTGCTTGGGAAAGGAGGTGGGGTGACAAAAGTAGGCTTAGGGTTTGGCTGTGTAGGGTTGGTTGGCTTTGGAGGCACATCTTCATCAACAGAGCAATCAACGTGTGACTTGGATGACAATTTACTAGGCATTGGAGGACTAGGAGGATCATATTGCTTCCCGCTTCGCAAAGTTACTACACTAGCATTCTCCTTGGGATGAAGGCAATTTATTAGACAAATGAGCTTCCAACCTGTTATATGATGCTGCTAATTGTCCCACCTGATTCTCCAAAATTTTGATAGAAGCTTGGGTAGTTTGCTGAAACTGAAGAGTATTTGTAGCAATTGCATTGATTAAATCCTCAGTAGAGGGTTTGGCACTTGGTCGTGGAGCAATTTGCGATGCTTGTGATGGTCTAGGTACAAAATTCTGTTGAGACCATTGTCGCAATGTGAAACCAGGTGGTCTTGCAGGTGTAGAATGTGGAACAActtgttgttgattcccataaCGAAGATTTGGATGATCATGCCAGCCAGGATTATAAGTTTGTGAAAAGGGTTCATAGTACATCTGGCGTAATTGACCCGGGAAATCTCCTACAACATTAACACCCTCAGCCTCTCCCTCAAATAAAGTAGAGCAAGTATCAGTAGCATGCCCCACAACCTGACAGGTTCCACATGCCCGCACCTATCGGCCTAAAGCAAGTTGCTGTACCACTGCAGTTAATTGGGCCAATTGTTGACCAAGCTGATTAGCATTAGAGGTGCTCACTTCATTAGCTGATTTGGGTGGTGGAGTAGGATCTTGGCGAATGCCAAACTGTTGTGAGTTAGcagccatattagaaatcaagcttCTGGTTGCAGCAGGAGTCTTATCAACTAGTGTACCCCCACTGGCTGCATCAATCATACTCATATCCAATGattgtaatccttcataaaagtacTGGATGAAGAGTTGTTCACTTATCTGATGATGAGGAAAACTAGCACACAATcgcttaaatctctcccaatattcATACAAAGACTCCCCTGTATATTGTCTTATAACTCAGATCTCTTTCCTTATGCTTCCAACTTTAGATGTTGGAAAATATTGTTCCAAGAACATAGTCTTCATACCATTCTAGGTTTCAACAGTACCAGGTGGAAGATAGTACAACCATTCTTTAGCTGCATCCTTcagggagaaaggaaaagctcGCAACTTAATTTGTTCTTCAGTCACTGCAACAGGTTTCATACTAGAACAGACAATATGAAACTCTTTCAAATGTTCATTCGGGTCCTCACCGGGCAGCCAATGGAAATAAGGAAATAAGTGGATGAGGCCTGACTTCAACTCAAAGTTAACATCCAAAGGTGGATATTGGATGCAAAGCGGTTGTTGGTCAAGATCTAGCGCTGCAAACTCTTTCAACGTCCTTTGCTGGGCCATTGTTCTATAAGATCGAACTGAATCGTCTGAATCAGATTCGTTGTCAGATGGTAATGGCTCTTTAACAAACTCTGCACGTTCATAATGACGCTGAAAGAGTTGATTATCAGTGATAGTTCTGGAAGAGTGTGACACGAACGATGCCTCAAGAAAATCTTTACTCTTTTGTAGTCGATCTTGTGTATCACCCTCACCAGACATATACACCTAACAATTCCACAGTAAAAACTAATAAGCTGCAAACAAATAACTTTGAATAATAAAGAGAATAACAATAGTCCCCGGCATCGGCGACAAAaatttgatgcgtgtcgtataccacaataaatttaacaattatttttctttcaatacttacaattattttagtataatagcaagcacggGTCAAACACATGAGGagtatcgttcactttattattgaATAATTAGCACTAAGACTTAAAAGGGGATTTAGATTTTttactcaaaattaaataacataaactagaaagcaaataaagattgatattacaatattaagaaacagttaaaggttaatctccaccctcaacaatcattcccaatcactaataataaatattatttcaatttctcaattaaactattaacctcgTAGATAACGCTGAAGAAAACAATTACCTTAGTCTCCctattacaagtaatcaaggcgaagcgctcaataattaactcttttagctaagcaataaatctatgaagcatacaatctatttaacttagataaagcattaagtcctatggagacaagttaatctaggcaataaattaatgaagcatataattcatttaacctaggttctatttttcatcacaatcaacaattcttttgacatcactatcaattgcaatttatcacttacacttagaatcctaaactattaggtgagtagtaattctaagatgacaattgaataatgtaaaaccttaattagttggccacctaacaagaaatcacaaaattcataactttcaataggaaaaatagaaacaatttaatattgagagaaattaaagaacaatattcattattaacaatcaagaattcatgtcttgggttttgaattaaaccttaacctaaaaagaacctactccataatagtaatcataatcacaaacataattaaaattaaaattaaatcgattaagggaagaaaagaaactagattgatgaacaatagtgttaTAGTCTTCTCTCCAACCCTTTCTGAGTTTTTTTCTCTCAAAAACCATAATAAAAACTTCAtctcaaattaaccctaataacCTTTTATAGtatcctttaaattatatttaaaatttaattaaaattctgAAAAGAGCACCGCAAGCCGCGGCTTGATAAATGCGTGTCACGACCTAAAATAAAAATATGCATAAAATCTGTCACACAGGCTTGAAAAAACTTGGCAGCGGCCCAATAGGCAGCGGCCTGAATTTTATGGACCACAGCCTATATTTAATTTCTTCAATTCTCGACCTTAGATAGCTTGTACGCTGCTGCCACTTCAATATTTCAATTCTGAAGGCCTGGAATgctcctaaaacttcattttaaccaCATCTTAGTGAGTCTTTTTTCAACCTATGATTTgtaaactacacttgccatcaaaaagTCAGATTTGTCATCATAAAATGTAATGTAGAAAATATGTGGTAGAGTCacaaaactaagttaaaactactaaaaatgctatcataacaccattcAAGCATGAAAAAAgttatcaaatattaatataaaaatggcCTTATCACTCACgttatcatataatgatacacatacatatcacataaacacatatttcaaaattaaatcacataattttccatcatgCCCCTTttatcaaggccctaaaccttattaagtaattttggatgttacaactatcccttccttacagaaagtttgtcctcaaaattttacctgaacaactcaagacactgattctgcatatctaactctagctcccaggtttCTTCCTCGATGTTTccgttcctccataataccttaaacaaaggtatagtcttattccttaggaccttgtccttcttgtctaaaatctgaatgggCTGCTCATCATAAGATAAATTTGTCTCCAGTTCCAAaccctcgtaactcaatacatgagtctcatctgatacatacatcctcaacatggaaatatgataTTCATTGTGCACAATAGACAGTgtcgggggtaaggccaacctataggccgcCTGactgatcctctctaggatcttaaatggtccaacaaactagggctcaacttgcccttcttcctaaacctcttcgcccctctcagtggtgaaaccctaagaaagacctagtctcccacttggaactacACGTTCCTCCACTTTGGGTATGAATAACTCTTATGTCTACTCTGAGCCACGAGCATCTGAGCTGTAatattttcaatagcctcagtggtcctttgaactgcctcaggactcAAAttttttctctcacccatctcatcgtAGTGAATGGATGTTCtatacttcctaccatacaacatctcataaggtgctactccaatagtCAACTGGTAGTTGTAATTATatgaaaactctatcagaggcaaatatttactccaggacccttcaaagtccaatacacatgctctcaacatgtcaTCCAATATCTAGATAGTTTCTCAGACTGagcatcagtctgaggatgataagttgtactgaacttcagttgtgtacccatttCCTTTTGTAAACTTccacaaaacttggaagtaaagataaggTCCTTATCCGACACGATTGACcttggagtcccatgaaggcgtactatctccctcacatagagatttgcatactagTCAGTCATGtaattcgtcctcactggtagaaagtgagccgaCTTCGTATATCGAGCCACTATGAACCAGACTGAATCGtgttggcccactgtcctgggcaaccacaccacgaaatccatcgtgatgtccccCTACTtacactctgggatatccagagggtgtaatagccctgctggtctctgttGCTTTGCCTTGACCTGTTGTCAGGTCGGGCACTTTGTCATGTACTCagtcacgtccttcttcatcccaagccaccaatataaggcTTTAAGATtctggtacattttcgtggtgcctagatgtagAGATAGAATgggattcatccaaaatctcctgtctgatcccagtgtccatcaaaacacaaatctgatccttgtatctcaataaacccatgtctgacacggtatagtccttagccactccaacaAGGACGTCCCCTCTAATATTTCCCAACTGTTGGGCCACTCAACTGTTTCTCCTTGATCATCTCTAAAAGAGTAGACTACAAgatgatgttggctaactggcccaccactaactcaatacTTGCTATAGTCATATCCACTGTGAATTCCCTAGATATCCATATCACACTTTACAACTTTCCCGAACCCTTCTGACTTAAAGCatttgccaccacgttggctttccctgggcgattgaggatctcacaatcataatccttcaccaactctaacaaacgtctctgcctcatgttcaagtccttctgggtgaagaagtatttctaCTCTTGAGAtatgtgtatatctcacacttctcaccatacaagtagtgtcaCCACCTTCAATGCAAAAGccactgctgcaagttctagatcatgtgtggggtacctctgctcatacttctTCGGCTGATGTGATGCTTAGGCAATTACCTTTCCTGTCTGCATATGGACACAACCTAGGCCATGTCTCAAggtgtcacaataaaccacaaacttgtcctgatctttaggaagactcagaattggagcgGTGATCAGAATCTTCTTCAGTCTCTGAAAGCTGTCCTCACACCTGTCTCaccatatgaacctctgattcttgcgtgtcaactctgtcagtggtgacacaaccttggaaaacccctccacaaagcgtctgtaataaACGACCAATCTGAAGAAACATCTGATCTCTGAATCATTTTTTGAcgttggccaatctctgaccgcctcaatcttcgatggatccaccataattccttccttactgactatgtgacctaagaaggTCAACTGttgtaaccagaactcacatttcttgaattttgcatacaacatgtgctctctcagcctctgtaTTACTAATCTGAGATGTTGTTCGTGCTCTGtctaactgagagtataccagtatatcatcgataaggacgatcacaaattgatccaagtaatctttgaacaccctgttcatcagatccataaatgttgttggggcattagttagtccacatgacatcaccaaaaactcataatgcccacacCTAGTGCGAAAAGTTGTATTCGGTATATCTTCTTCTCTGATCCCCAGCTGGTGATAATcaaatcaaagatctatcttggagaatatcgtccaaccctgtaactgatcaaatagatcaccaatccttggcagaggacaCTTGTTCTTGATATTTAagttattcagttctctataattgatacacatcctcagataaCCATCTTTCTTCCTCACGAAGAGAACTGGTGTGCCCCATAGCGAGAAActaggcctaataaaacccaagtctagtaattcctttaactgaacctttagttccttcagatCTACTGGAGCCATTCGATAAGACACTCTAGACCATAGTTCTATCCCTGTTGCCAaatcaatcacaaactctatctccctaaGTGGAGGTAATCCTGGCAGATCCTTTGGAAACACTTTTAGAAACTAAAACACCAACctggtctgtcctggtcccactagcatgacctgagtggtatccaccacactatataagaatcctatgcatcccacgacaataggtctctagctctaagcaCAGATATGATAGGTATACGGGGTTCATCCACAGTGCCAACagaaacaaagggatcctcaccctcaggctcaaagatTACCATCTtattcttgcaatctatcattgccccatacttggctagccATTCCATAcacaagatcatatcaaagtcagtcatgaCTAGCTCAATCAAATTAACTGACACTCTCtaccatccactgtcactggtaattatctaacccatctcttaagaAGTTACCAATTTTCGCGGTAGGGGATAGGGTTCCAAatttctcatcacaacataattaCACAATCTACATACCAAGTCTATGCCTCTACTAGATGCAACGAAACAAATAAAAACATGGCACTAGAACcaattaacaaaacaaaagaatcATAACTAGGAGGCTAACCTGTCACGACTGGGGAACCCTAGAAGGAacggttcctagtgcgcagcgaaAATTGCGGTAATTgtatacaacaattttttttttatataaacaatctttatatgaggatcctttactTTGGAATatgttaataaatatataatatgaatatgaaaaatattaCGAAACTATTAACCTCTCGTAGCccatcaagaatccttgaatcttttcgtatgtatttcgatcttcctatccttcattgagtactcacacctagatcttcctagacgttctctacaccttgAGATGTGGATGGGCACATAGAGGACAAGGTTCAATTTTGTGAATCGAaattattctcaacacatgagacttttgattataggctagtgagaataagttattttttttctttttgtgaaaatGATGAGAGTTTTTTCTTCTCtgtataaaatttcaaaattcaaaatttgaattttcatcatcatcttattattaaataaatgaatataataatcaaaacaaattttgactatccatatttatttattcacacttaaataaataattgattaaaatcaatttattttatgtctacacaattttgaaactgcacaaatgcaataataaattgtgcaacttcaattatcacataattgcacatttatctcgaagaataaatattctctcaaatagcccattcacagtttaatccttgtatcaactcttaccttgattagtgttgatagagtcgtttgggaacctatggaccaacaattccaagctccaataaatagaAGGTTATTAACcaaatctctttgattcaataatcatatttattaatctcatgattattccactatacatatgagactgaactcttgagaattaaagacatatatttactgagtactttattgtaaccacaaagtgtccattgatataatcattacatacaaattaatccttcattgatgattcataattaaatgggaataaaattactattttaccattttaagtatatcttgattcctagtgtaccattgactttactagtgaaggttaattcataatctgattatgaatttgacgtcaataatcttttcagttccaaaagcatTATACGAACATctgttgatgtgttttataatactacgaaacgataTATAAACAAGTATGATTAAAACACAactggtctagttctacatactctcaacatgcaaagtacctccactaaattttcctactacactagtaaccggGATCtaggttgtaatgccccaactatttctaagaccttggaccattaaaactactagacatagccactatttttaagaaaacatacacaaggaaaattcataactttattaaaaacaccaaagtaaatattgaaatacataaatgagcggtacgggatcccattgtttaaaataaaacacaactttaaattaaatgaagttgtttacaaagctaaatgcggaaaatacataaaaacataaaacaaaaataaatgtcatcctcgatcgactcgaagcccattccttccattcatcctcaatacacaagtcaagccaccaagaatccttccgcctccgtatctagcttcctgcatcacactaaaaaaaataaaggagtgagacTAAtgtccaacaaggaaaatctactaacaatatataacataaatcatatacataagactatatcataaacatatactataaaacatatatcatataagactacaacggccaccatacttcttggggcttgttaagtaagcaagtcatatgcccatatagatttgtggggcttgctagctagacaattcatgtgcccaaggactataaacatactatacatagcgtaaacgtaacataacataacataagataacatatcataagcataacatgtcatataaacataaaaaaagcaatcttattttccttaccaaaaccgggatatttgagaacaagagtgggattagaacactcctaaaaccaaaagtaagaatggtgagtttgtaaggaaaagagatgaaaaggaaactaaatcatcaaagaggaaacttaccgagaagatccttagatcaaagaacttaaacacctaaccataaAACCATAAatagaagttaggatctgaaagaaacttaaggaaaactaaggaatcataaagaatggaacttatgaataatattacttTGATTGAACTAGAACTAATCTACACTTCAATATCAAAAACACAcatttatctcactacccaagtgtttataaagcttaagatgataaagatttttatccccaaaacccaagtgtatcactctatagaaattctagcagcttgaaggctctgaacacagcttgaagaatgagagaaattgctaggtactaggtcctatttatagagttcaagggatgaaaatatctcctttttggattgaataaaataatgaatattaaatgaaaaatacttgaatATTCAGCcaacagatgcttaagactcgatcaaaaacgttcagaggcaagtcaagaggttaagggatgaatcaagctcggatttATCACAGTTCGAAAAACTGcacctagggccgatatatcgcccaccttaggggatatatcgcctgaccctatatcccgagtgttcgtgatttcgttcgtgcgaagtcaacgtgttttccatatctcccgtcctgcgatatatcgcctttaaggctgcgatatatcagcatacgtagATAATTTAAACGCATTTCTGTaggaatttaggataattagagttgattaaataggtttgactaagtaaaatgtgattccagcaagttctggaagggtctagaacTTCTAGAAACTTCTAATATTGAAATATCCATttaaaaatgcttaaatcctcaaataaacaagattgtgacaagtgtcatgttcttaatggttctggaagattctagagtttctagaactttcttataattaaatccttaaataaataaaattatgacaagtgtcatgctcttaatggttctatctaaaccttaggttataattaaaatatttctatgaacaaaaatattaatcaaaccttatgttataattaatatttctaaactatagattaaacttataaaatccataactattgctacgagtgtcctactaagtcccggtttgaaccaagatcaacgaaatctaaaatactacaaactactactaactatctagctagctaagtaaagattttgggactctacaattctcccctactacaaataattttgtccctgaaatttacttaccaaacaattccggataccacGCTAGCATGtattcctccaactcccacgttgcctcccgtttagaactattactccataggtctttgactatcggaatactcttagaccgtaattccttcatccctccatctaggatgctaaccggccgttcctcgtaactcaagtcttttggaagtgctattgtatcatacttgaggtCGTGAGATGGATACGACACATATCtacgtagcattgagatgtggagcacattgtggctatctgctagggctggcggtagggctaatctatatgcaactactcccactttgtcgaatatctcaaaaggacctataaacctgggactaagcttgcctttctttccgaaccacttcacacctttcataggagatatctttaataagacttgatctccgactttgaattccacatcacgctgcttggcatccacataactttttTGACGACTTTGAGCAGCGACCATACTCTTTCAAATCagtgctactgcatcctgagcttctctaacaacttcgggtccaagtagttcctttctcctatctcatcccaatgtaacggtgattgaacccttcttccataaagtagcttgtagggtgccatcctgattgttgactggtagctattgttgtaggaaaattctattagtgacaaatacttactccatgatcctccaaaatcaagtacacaagtgtgcaacatatcttctaaaatatgtatggtacgctcggactgactgtctgtctgaggatgaaatgccggACTAAGACTTAACTTTGTACCCATGACTTgctacaagcttccccaaaatctcgatgtaaacgtCGAttataatgacccaaaattactaataaggcttaagggccttgattagtgtgccgggagggaaaaattggaagttatgtgaattaatggtgagaatgcatgtttatgagtattagataagcatgcggcCCCTATTTAGCTTGTAAgtgcataattgtaattttggcccgttagggcataaatgtgataaattgttgagatcgcattattatgtggatatatatatatatttgcagcattcaacacgaggcgatcctagggatcaagtagtgggaaagtcacaacgggacccaatacctgactcagggcgagtcaatgGGTGTTTTGGGTAATGGACGTTTATTTGGGCTattgaattatgaaaataaataattggagatatatttgaggttaggaagcctaggtgggaataccggggaaccttaccattttgccctcggggacatttttggcacCCCAAGCTTTGAGATTAACTTAAGTGAAGTAAATAAGGTAAAGAAAAACAAAGGAAGGCAACAGAAACACCCAGAACCGACCCTCCTCTCTCTACTCTTACTCTTTCAAGGGAAAATATAGAAAAGCTAAGGGAACTTGGCTGGAACTCAGTGAATTGAGTAGAGGTTTTGGAAGATTAACTCAGTAGAAGCTAAGGAATCAAACTAGGaactgaggtaagcattgaattatacttttgatcatttgattatgtagctttggggctgaattctaagagttcttgggtTCTGCAATTAAAGGTTCaattaaggcagaaagcttgggagttagctcagtaattatttggaggattgagtcttcactgaaggtaagcttcaattaatgatatagtgtttgaattctaggttttttggactggtttttgtgttcttgagcttgtgggtttcaaagattgaaatgttgttttgatgagtttctagactaggtttctgttgggttatgttgttgaaatcatgttagaatgttgggataattggattatgttgttgggatggttatgggtggttttgagtgaggtttgattgTCAGatatggtggtttttctgggttcgaaggggtcgggtcgcggcatagttcttggtgcgCCGCTGCCCTCTGAGGCAGTTGGATGCTGGAGAAGGAGGGCGGCCGCGACATGGGGAAGGCTAAGCCGCGGCTCGTGTCTATTTTTGGGCGAGGTTgagcctctgtttggggccatgctgcGACATGgggaggcttgagccgcgacccttagggatatttgtgtttttgggtttttaagcatgggaacctaacctagggtgctcgggatcgaccccactaccgtgtttggtggaattcgatgtctcggaggctagaactCTATCCAGAAACCCtaatacaattattgatggaatcctttatcatggttgtgactaggtttacgcttGGGATCGAGcatgatcgtgctcgagggtcgtctttCTTCATCAAAGCACTAGGAATTaaaggtaataaaactgc
The genomic region above belongs to Humulus lupulus chromosome 1, drHumLupu1.1, whole genome shotgun sequence and contains:
- the LOC133829722 gene encoding uncharacterized protein LOC133829722, producing the protein MSGEGDTQDRLQKSKDFLEASFVSHSSRTITDNQLFQRHYERAEFVKEPLPSDNESDSDDSVRSYRTMAQQRTLKEFAALDLDQQPLCIQYPPLDVNFELKSGLIHLFPYFHWLPGEDPNEHLKEFHIVCSSMKPVAVTEEQIKLRAFPFSLKDAAKEWLYYLPPGESLYEYWERFKRLCASFPHHQISEQLFIQYFYEGLQSLDMSMIDAASGGTLVDKTPAATRSLISNMAANSQQFGIRQDPTPPPKSANEVSTSNANQLGQQLAQLTAVVVGHATDTCSTLFEGEAEGVNVVGDFPGQLRQMYYEPFSQTYNPGWHDHPNLRYGNQQQVVPHSTPARPPGFTLRQWSQQNFVPRPSQASQIAPRPSAKPSTEDLINAIATNTLQFQQTTQASIKILENQENASVVTLRSGKQYDPPSPPMPSKLSSKSHVDCSVDEDVPPKPTNPTQPNPKPTFVTPPPFPSRLKKTKREEVDKEILDTFRKIEVNIPLLDTIKQVPRYAKFLKELCTNKRKLRGNEKISVGENISAVLQKKLPPKCKDLGTFTIPCTIGNKRIERFILDLGPQ